A stretch of the Pseudomonas sp. ACM7 genome encodes the following:
- a CDS encoding alpha-keto acid decarboxylase family protein, whose translation MDMTIGDFLLRRLREFGIRHLFGVPGDYNLAFLEQVEYSNEIEFIGNCNELNAAYAADGYARTQGFGSVLTTYGVGDLSALNGIAGAYAERVPVILISGMPPLHAILDRALLHHTLVDGNYDNVMITLREFTVAQARITVENAAAEIDRVLLTCYRERRPVYLQLPSDLATLQIEVPEHPLQLTETRSDPNQLKEVVEQIVQRLSHASTPTLLVDADVSRFGLTGLVQSLAETLNVPFATMAPAKAMLPESHRLFLGTYVGAGSAPSVREAIENSDCVISIGARFTDTSTGLFSQKFRAGSLIQLHPYAVSLNRVHYTAVSVRQVLAGVLQLATKRLQAWPMRELREQRSVTPFEPQPDAKLSQLRFWQRISHFIKPGDLIIAESGTSSAGLNGLSLPEDVTFISQPIWGAIGFTLPALLGSLVAQPQRRQMLFIGDGSIQMTVQELSSILRRDLKPIIFLINNDGYTIERLILGENSSYNDVNRWRYAELPYVLDTRNRSRRLIVHTEDQLEAAVEQAATANELVFIEVMMERMDAPESLKRFAKMFADFDFGPIPKATETLSMAV comes from the coding sequence ATGGACATGACTATTGGTGATTTTTTATTGCGACGCTTGCGCGAATTCGGCATTCGTCATCTGTTCGGCGTACCCGGGGATTACAACCTGGCATTCCTCGAACAGGTCGAGTACTCGAACGAAATAGAGTTCATCGGCAATTGCAATGAACTCAACGCTGCCTATGCCGCGGACGGCTATGCCCGGACCCAGGGCTTTGGCAGCGTATTGACCACCTATGGCGTCGGCGATCTGAGTGCGCTAAATGGCATCGCCGGCGCCTACGCCGAACGCGTACCGGTGATTCTGATCTCCGGCATGCCGCCCCTGCATGCGATTCTCGACCGCGCGTTGTTGCACCACACGCTGGTCGACGGCAACTACGACAACGTGATGATCACCCTGCGCGAGTTCACAGTGGCGCAAGCCCGCATCACGGTGGAAAACGCTGCAGCGGAAATCGACCGGGTGTTGCTGACCTGTTATCGAGAGCGACGACCGGTTTATCTACAGCTACCGTCGGACCTCGCCACGCTGCAAATCGAAGTGCCTGAGCATCCATTGCAGTTGACCGAAACCCGCAGTGATCCGAACCAACTAAAGGAAGTGGTTGAGCAGATCGTCCAGCGCCTTTCACACGCCAGCACGCCGACGCTATTGGTGGATGCAGATGTCTCGCGTTTTGGTCTGACCGGCCTGGTGCAGAGCCTGGCTGAAACGCTGAATGTGCCATTTGCAACCATGGCACCAGCCAAGGCCATGCTGCCAGAATCGCATCGTCTGTTTCTCGGGACCTACGTCGGCGCTGGTTCGGCTCCGAGCGTACGTGAAGCGATTGAAAACTCAGACTGCGTGATCAGCATCGGCGCTCGATTTACCGACACGAGCACGGGTCTGTTTTCGCAAAAATTCAGAGCCGGCTCGTTGATTCAGCTGCACCCCTATGCCGTATCCCTCAACCGTGTCCACTACACCGCCGTATCGGTGCGCCAAGTGCTGGCGGGCGTCCTTCAGCTGGCCACGAAGCGCCTCCAGGCCTGGCCGATGCGCGAGTTGCGCGAGCAACGTTCAGTCACGCCGTTCGAGCCACAACCGGATGCCAAGCTGAGCCAACTGCGCTTCTGGCAACGCATCAGTCACTTCATAAAACCGGGCGATCTGATCATCGCTGAAAGTGGCACTTCTTCAGCCGGCCTCAACGGTTTGAGCCTGCCGGAAGATGTCACCTTCATTTCCCAGCCGATCTGGGGCGCTATCGGTTTCACTCTGCCGGCCCTGCTCGGCTCGCTAGTGGCCCAACCGCAACGCCGGCAGATGCTGTTCATCGGCGACGGTTCGATCCAGATGACCGTGCAGGAGCTGTCATCGATTCTGCGTCGCGACCTCAAGCCGATTATTTTCCTGATCAACAACGACGGCTATACCATCGAGCGCCTGATACTCGGCGAGAACTCCAGCTACAACGACGTCAACCGCTGGCGTTACGCCGAGCTGCCGTATGTACTGGACACGCGCAATCGCTCTCGACGGCTGATCGTTCACACCGAAGATCAATTGGAGGCCGCTGTCGAACAGGCAGCGACAGCCAACGAGCTGGTGTTTATCGAAGTGATGATGGAGCGGATGGATGCCCCTGAGTCGCTCAAGCGTTTCGCGAAGATGTTTGCCGACTTCGATTTCGGTCCCATTCCCAAAGCGACCGAAACGTTGTCGATGGCAGTCTGA
- the paaE gene encoding 1,2-phenylacetyl-CoA epoxidase subunit PaaE, giving the protein MNTFHPLEVRDIRRETRDAVSILFNVPGALRDTFQFQQGQYLVLRTQLDGEEIRRSYSICSAPHENELRVAVKQVSGGRFSEFANQTLVVGDYLDVMAPSGNFFVELDAQRHGRYLGIAAGSGITPLLSIIKTTLEQEPHSQFTLLYGNRSSSGTLFREQLGDLKDRYLERLKLIFVMSRERQDVDLYNGRLDGQKCRQFFTRWIDVAALDHAFICGPHAMTIEVQQALIEHQLDPARVHCELFASPSAGRKQAVREAAPTDTVRTSLITVISDGNSLAFELPRNTLSILDAGNQNGAELPYACKAGVCSTCKARLVEGEVEMDSNFALEDYEIEAGFVLSCQCFPLSDRVVLDFDQL; this is encoded by the coding sequence ATGAACACCTTTCACCCACTGGAGGTCCGGGACATTCGGCGCGAAACCCGCGATGCGGTTTCGATTCTCTTCAATGTGCCCGGGGCATTGCGCGACACCTTCCAGTTTCAGCAGGGCCAGTACCTCGTACTGCGCACGCAACTGGATGGCGAAGAAATCCGCCGCTCCTACTCGATTTGCAGCGCTCCACATGAAAACGAGCTGCGGGTGGCGGTCAAGCAAGTCAGCGGCGGGCGCTTCTCCGAGTTCGCCAATCAAACGCTGGTCGTCGGCGATTATCTGGACGTCATGGCGCCAAGCGGCAATTTTTTTGTCGAGCTGGACGCGCAACGTCACGGCCGCTATCTGGGCATCGCCGCCGGCAGTGGCATCACGCCTTTGCTGTCGATCATCAAGACCACGCTCGAGCAGGAACCGCATAGTCAGTTCACCTTGCTCTATGGCAATCGCTCCAGTTCCGGGACGCTGTTTCGCGAACAACTGGGAGACCTGAAAGACCGCTATCTGGAACGCCTGAAGCTGATCTTCGTGATGAGCCGCGAGCGCCAGGATGTCGACCTCTATAACGGTCGCCTGGATGGGCAAAAATGCCGGCAATTCTTCACTCGCTGGATCGATGTCGCAGCGTTGGATCATGCGTTTATCTGCGGCCCGCATGCGATGACCATTGAGGTTCAACAAGCGTTGATCGAGCACCAGCTTGACCCCGCACGAGTGCACTGCGAACTGTTCGCCAGCCCATCAGCCGGCCGCAAACAGGCCGTTCGCGAGGCCGCCCCGACAGACACCGTCAGAACCAGCCTGATCACCGTGATCAGCGATGGCAACAGCCTGGCCTTCGAGCTCCCGCGCAACACCCTGAGCATTCTCGACGCCGGCAACCAGAACGGCGCAGAACTACCCTACGCCTGTAAGGCCGGGGTCTGTTCGACCTGCAAGGCCAGGTTGGTCGAAGGTGAAGTGGAGATGGACAGCAACTTCGCCCTTGAAGATTACGAGATCGAAGCAGGCTTCGTTCTCTCATGCCAATGCTTTCCCCTTTCTGATCGAGTAGTGCTGGATTTCGATCAACTTTGA
- a CDS encoding HlyD family secretion protein has translation MTTSKNQKIALYTVALVALGGVIYLAAPRLFGSGSLQTTNDAFITADYTLVAPKVSGFISQVLVEDNQPVKAGQLLVVIDDRDYQAALQAAEAQSLVSQAQFQNAKATLERQSSLIAQAQAMMAADKAEQAFAEHELTRYNHLAGQGAGTVQNAQQARSRVDQASARLANSTAALAASRKQVDILKAQLDSADGGHKHALASLERARFDLSYTRLVAPLDGVVGERAARVGAYVNPGAKIMAIVPLERAYVVGNFQETQLTHVQPGQPVKIRVDTFSGESLTGRVESIAPATGVTFASVKPDNATGNFTKVVQRIPVKIALDADQPLANRLRVGMSVEASIETQDPQGNDARKEVTLR, from the coding sequence ATGACTACGAGTAAAAATCAGAAAATTGCCTTGTACACAGTTGCCTTGGTTGCTCTTGGCGGGGTCATCTACCTGGCAGCGCCGCGCCTGTTTGGTTCCGGCTCGCTGCAAACCACTAACGATGCGTTTATCACGGCGGACTACACGTTGGTGGCGCCGAAGGTTTCGGGTTTTATCAGTCAGGTGCTGGTCGAGGACAACCAGCCGGTGAAGGCCGGTCAATTGCTGGTGGTCATCGATGATCGTGACTACCAGGCTGCGCTCCAGGCGGCCGAGGCACAGTCACTGGTGTCGCAGGCGCAGTTTCAAAACGCGAAAGCTACGCTGGAACGCCAGTCGTCATTGATCGCTCAGGCGCAGGCCATGATGGCTGCCGACAAGGCTGAGCAAGCTTTCGCGGAGCACGAACTGACGCGCTACAACCATCTCGCAGGCCAGGGCGCCGGCACCGTGCAAAATGCTCAGCAGGCCCGCAGCCGGGTGGATCAAGCCAGCGCCCGCTTGGCCAATTCGACCGCTGCCTTGGCCGCTTCGCGCAAACAGGTGGATATCCTCAAGGCCCAGCTCGACAGTGCCGACGGAGGCCACAAACATGCGTTGGCATCCTTGGAGCGGGCCCGTTTTGATCTGTCCTACACTCGTCTTGTGGCACCGCTGGATGGTGTAGTCGGTGAACGTGCTGCGCGTGTCGGGGCCTATGTCAATCCAGGCGCGAAGATCATGGCGATTGTTCCTCTGGAGCGGGCCTATGTGGTTGGCAACTTCCAGGAAACCCAGTTGACACATGTGCAGCCAGGGCAGCCAGTGAAGATCCGCGTCGACACCTTTAGTGGCGAGAGCCTCACCGGTCGGGTCGAAAGTATTGCGCCGGCGACCGGGGTGACCTTTGCTTCGGTCAAACCGGACAATGCGACGGGCAACTTCACCAAAGTCGTGCAGCGGATACCGGTGAAGATTGCGCTGGATGCCGATCAACCGTTGGCGAACCGCCTGCGTGTGGGCATGTCGGTGGAAGCCAGTATCGAGACGCAGGACCCGCAGGGCAACGACGCACGTAAAGAGGTCACCCTTCGATGA
- the paaD gene encoding 1,2-phenylacetyl-CoA epoxidase subunit PaaD, translated as MHAGELIASDWCGRRAKAEDLPNAWSLMAQVMDPEVPVVSLVDLGIVRDILFQDGRLKVVLTPTYSGCPATEMIEQRVRQALECAGYATPYLEQRLAPAWSSQWITNQGRQRLLDYGIAPPQEKSGPVPCPQCASLDTETVSEFGSTACKALYRCRRCKEPFDYFKCI; from the coding sequence ATGCACGCTGGTGAGCTGATCGCGTCCGACTGGTGTGGTCGTCGGGCGAAGGCCGAGGACCTGCCAAACGCCTGGTCGCTCATGGCACAGGTGATGGACCCGGAAGTGCCGGTGGTCAGCCTGGTCGACCTGGGCATCGTGCGCGACATTCTGTTCCAGGACGGCCGGCTGAAGGTGGTGCTGACACCCACCTATTCCGGCTGTCCAGCGACCGAAATGATCGAGCAACGTGTGCGCCAGGCGCTGGAATGCGCAGGCTATGCCACGCCCTATCTGGAACAGCGACTGGCGCCAGCCTGGAGCTCGCAATGGATCACCAACCAGGGCCGGCAACGCCTGCTGGACTACGGCATCGCCCCGCCACAGGAGAAATCCGGCCCGGTGCCCTGCCCGCAATGTGCGAGTCTCGATACCGAAACCGTCAGCGAGTTTGGCTCGACCGCCTGCAAGGCGTTGTACCGGTGCCGCCGTTGCAAAGAGCCCTTCGACTACTTCAAGTGCATTTGA
- a CDS encoding SDR family NAD(P)-dependent oxidoreductase codes for MNISLHGKRAIVSGSTAGIGLAIAFGLAEAGAEVVINGRSEERVRKAIEHILSRLPGARLIGLAADLGNVEGAQELFSKVSNVDILVNNLGIFEPKGFFDITDADWQRFFDVNVMSAVRLSRHYAPVMAERGWGRVLFLSSESALQIPAEMVHYGTTKTALLAISRGLAETLAGTGVTVNAVLPGPTRSEGVGGFFAQMAEEQGVPSEQLEKSFIAQHRASSLIKRLATTEEVANLVVYLASLQASATTGAAMRVDGGVVRSIA; via the coding sequence ATGAACATATCGTTGCACGGAAAGCGCGCGATCGTCAGTGGTTCCACGGCCGGTATTGGTCTGGCTATTGCTTTCGGTCTGGCCGAGGCGGGTGCTGAAGTGGTCATCAACGGGCGTAGCGAGGAGAGGGTGCGCAAGGCTATCGAGCACATTCTGAGCCGACTGCCGGGTGCTCGGCTGATCGGTCTTGCAGCCGATCTGGGAAACGTGGAAGGCGCGCAGGAACTGTTCTCCAAAGTATCGAATGTCGACATCCTGGTGAACAACCTGGGGATCTTCGAGCCCAAGGGTTTCTTTGATATTACCGATGCCGACTGGCAGCGTTTTTTCGACGTCAACGTAATGAGCGCAGTGCGTCTGTCACGTCACTATGCGCCGGTCATGGCTGAACGTGGCTGGGGTCGGGTGTTGTTCCTGTCCAGTGAATCGGCGTTGCAGATTCCGGCTGAAATGGTCCATTACGGCACCACCAAAACCGCGCTGCTGGCAATCTCTCGTGGCCTGGCGGAAACGCTGGCCGGCACCGGTGTGACGGTCAACGCGGTACTGCCGGGGCCAACGCGCTCTGAAGGTGTCGGCGGTTTCTTCGCGCAGATGGCCGAAGAACAAGGCGTGCCGTCTGAGCAGTTGGAGAAGAGTTTCATCGCGCAACATCGCGCAAGCTCGCTGATCAAGCGTTTGGCGACGACTGAAGAAGTGGCGAATCTGGTGGTCTATCTGGCGTCGCTTCAAGCCAGTGCAACCACCGGTGCGGCGATGCGTGTCGATGGTGGCGTGGTTCGTTCCATCGCCTGA
- a CDS encoding efflux transporter outer membrane subunit: MSRTFPVQPLLLSSVLMLSACSVGPDFQKPQGPDNAKWPLLQGQAAVSRPEASPVEERWWDIFHDTQLSALARRAVTSSLDVKIASARLQQSRAARQTIAADQYPSLDAGVGYERARNSSKGLSDPSGKGGKSAFNLWEGDFTAAWELDLWGRVKREVEAADASVEVAENDRRMVLLSILAETAGDYIQLRGVQSTLAVTRENLAVSRHSLKLSQTRLADGIATNLDVAEAAAQVAAVEARLPSLEQRQAQLINALSLLLAEPPRALQAELERPAQVPQTPQNFAIGLPSELAERRPDIRQAEARLHAATAGIGVAKGDFYPRIRLSGNVGFQSMQLSDFGSWGSRQFAIGPQLSLPIFEGGRLRGMVKLREAQQQEAALDYQQVVLRAWHEIDDVLTLYNASQLRRDRLAEAVRQNRIALETAQSQYVEGVVDFLNVLTVQSALLANQEQLVESSTTVSLAMVGLYKSLGGGWQSIYPAGNG, from the coding sequence ATGAGTCGGACTTTCCCTGTTCAACCATTATTGTTGTCGAGCGTGTTGATGCTCTCGGCTTGCAGCGTCGGTCCGGACTTTCAGAAGCCTCAGGGGCCAGATAACGCAAAGTGGCCCTTGCTGCAAGGCCAGGCTGCCGTCAGTCGCCCAGAGGCTTCGCCGGTTGAAGAACGCTGGTGGGACATCTTTCACGATACGCAGTTGTCTGCCCTGGCTCGCCGTGCTGTCACCAGCAGCCTCGATGTAAAAATCGCCAGTGCTCGTCTGCAGCAGAGTCGAGCGGCGCGCCAGACCATCGCCGCCGATCAATATCCGAGCCTTGATGCCGGTGTCGGCTATGAGCGGGCACGCAACAGCAGCAAGGGCCTGAGTGACCCTTCGGGCAAGGGCGGCAAGTCTGCCTTCAATCTCTGGGAGGGCGATTTCACCGCTGCCTGGGAGCTAGACTTGTGGGGCCGGGTCAAACGCGAAGTGGAAGCGGCCGATGCATCGGTCGAGGTGGCTGAGAACGACCGGCGCATGGTCCTGCTGTCGATTCTGGCCGAGACCGCTGGCGATTACATTCAGCTGCGCGGCGTGCAGAGCACCCTCGCGGTCACTCGCGAGAACCTAGCTGTTTCCCGGCACAGCCTGAAGCTGTCGCAAACGCGTTTGGCTGATGGCATCGCGACCAATCTGGATGTGGCTGAAGCCGCTGCGCAGGTCGCCGCAGTCGAAGCGCGCTTACCGTCGCTCGAACAGCGTCAGGCACAGTTGATCAATGCTTTGAGCCTGCTGTTGGCCGAGCCACCAAGAGCCTTGCAGGCCGAACTGGAGCGACCGGCGCAAGTACCGCAAACCCCACAAAACTTCGCAATTGGCTTGCCTTCGGAGCTGGCCGAGCGTCGTCCGGATATTCGTCAAGCCGAAGCCCGTCTGCATGCCGCGACGGCTGGGATCGGAGTGGCCAAAGGTGATTTCTATCCGCGCATTCGTCTGTCCGGCAACGTTGGTTTCCAGTCTATGCAGCTATCGGATTTCGGGTCCTGGGGCTCGCGCCAATTTGCTATCGGCCCACAGTTGAGTCTGCCGATTTTCGAGGGTGGACGTTTGCGTGGGATGGTCAAGTTGCGCGAGGCGCAACAACAGGAAGCGGCGCTCGATTACCAACAGGTGGTGCTGCGGGCCTGGCATGAAATTGATGATGTGCTGACCTTGTACAACGCCAGCCAACTGCGACGTGACCGACTGGCCGAAGCGGTGCGGCAGAATCGGATTGCGCTGGAAACTGCGCAAAGCCAGTACGTCGAAGGGGTGGTGGATTTCCTCAACGTGCTGACGGTTCAGAGCGCCTTGTTGGCGAATCAGGAACAACTGGTGGAAAGCTCGACTACGGTCTCGTTGGCCATGGTTGGGCTATATAAATCACTAGGTGGCGGCTGGCAGTCGATTTATCCCGCTGGCAACGGCTGA
- a CDS encoding MFS transporter, with amino-acid sequence MSSLAAPAVMAPTLEVTKPAPAAAPVFGLRIVIGLIGVLIAVLVAGLNEMVTKVAMPDIRGALYIGADEGTWLIATYAATSVSAMAFAPWCSVTFSLRRFTLSAIGAFTVLGILCPFAPNLESLMVLRTLQGLAGGSLPPMLMTVALRFLPPGVKLYGLASYALTATFGPSLGTPLAALWTEYVGWQWAFWQIVPPCLLAMVAVAYGLPQDPMRFERFKQFDWRGLLLGLPAICALVIGLSQGNRLDWFESTLICWLLGGGLVLLVLFFINEWSHPLPFFKLQMLTNLNLSHSLLTLGGVLIVLLAVIIIPSSYLAQVQGYRPVQTAPVLLMVALPQLLALPLVAALCNIRRVDCRWVLAIGLGLLALACAGGTQITSEWIRDNFYILQLFQVFGQPMAVIPLLMLATGGLAPQDGPFASAWFNTVKGFSAVLATGVLEALTTARLHFHSTMLVDRLGNSPLADSDAAGLAHRIHEQAVVLTSSDLYYCMALLALALILLIPLMPSRIYPPRAVA; translated from the coding sequence GTGAGTTCGCTCGCAGCCCCTGCTGTTATGGCCCCGACGCTGGAGGTGACGAAACCCGCACCGGCCGCTGCGCCAGTGTTTGGCCTGCGTATTGTGATCGGGCTGATCGGGGTGCTGATTGCCGTATTAGTGGCCGGTCTCAACGAGATGGTCACCAAAGTGGCCATGCCTGACATTCGTGGCGCGCTGTATATCGGTGCGGATGAAGGTACCTGGTTGATCGCCACTTACGCTGCCACCTCAGTATCGGCCATGGCGTTTGCGCCCTGGTGTTCGGTCACCTTCTCCCTGCGTCGCTTCACTCTCAGCGCCATCGGTGCGTTTACCGTGCTTGGGATTCTCTGCCCGTTCGCTCCGAACCTCGAAAGCCTGATGGTGTTACGAACTTTGCAGGGGCTGGCCGGGGGCAGTCTGCCGCCGATGCTGATGACCGTCGCGCTGCGTTTCCTCCCGCCCGGCGTCAAGCTTTACGGGCTGGCAAGTTATGCGTTGACTGCCACCTTCGGCCCGAGCCTGGGGACTCCGCTGGCCGCGTTGTGGACCGAATACGTCGGTTGGCAATGGGCGTTCTGGCAGATCGTCCCGCCCTGCTTGTTGGCGATGGTCGCGGTTGCATATGGCTTGCCGCAGGACCCGATGCGCTTTGAGCGTTTCAAACAGTTTGACTGGCGTGGCCTGTTGCTCGGTTTGCCGGCGATTTGTGCGCTGGTGATCGGTCTGTCCCAGGGCAATCGTCTGGACTGGTTCGAGTCCACGCTGATCTGCTGGCTGCTTGGCGGCGGTCTGGTGCTGTTGGTGTTGTTCTTTATTAATGAATGGTCGCACCCGCTGCCGTTCTTCAAATTGCAGATGCTGACCAACCTGAACCTGTCCCACTCGTTGCTAACCCTCGGCGGGGTGCTGATCGTATTGCTGGCGGTGATCATCATCCCTTCCAGCTACCTGGCTCAGGTGCAGGGTTATCGCCCGGTACAAACTGCGCCGGTATTGCTGATGGTGGCCTTGCCGCAGTTGCTGGCGTTACCGCTGGTGGCGGCCTTGTGCAACATCCGTCGGGTCGACTGCCGATGGGTTCTGGCAATCGGTCTTGGATTGCTGGCGCTGGCCTGTGCTGGCGGCACGCAAATCACTTCCGAGTGGATTCGTGACAACTTCTACATCTTGCAGCTGTTCCAGGTGTTTGGTCAGCCGATGGCGGTGATCCCGTTGCTGATGCTCGCTACCGGCGGCCTGGCGCCGCAAGACGGCCCGTTCGCTTCCGCCTGGTTCAACACCGTCAAAGGTTTTTCGGCGGTCCTTGCTACCGGCGTGCTGGAGGCGTTGACCACGGCGCGGCTGCATTTCCACTCAACCATGCTGGTCGATCGCCTGGGCAACTCGCCTTTGGCAGACAGCGACGCTGCAGGGCTTGCCCATCGCATCCACGAACAGGCGGTCGTACTGACGTCTTCGGACTTGTACTACTGCATGGCGTTGCTGGCACTGGCCTTGATTCTGTTGATCCCGTTGATGCCTTCCCGGATCTATCCACCTCGTGCGGTGGCATAG